A region from the Halomarina litorea genome encodes:
- a CDS encoding COG4315 family predicted lipoprotein produces the protein MRRRSFLAVSATGIAALAGCADSGPGENGTNTTTTSGGGTTTTDGTTTTDGTATTDEPTTTDGTTEPTTTGGNTTTTDGAAGDVTVALRTVEPYGDILVDGEGMTLYLFTRDEDGESVCYDDCAEAWPPLVVDGDPTAGEGVTADLGTVERRDGSMQVTAGQWPLYYFTPDEQPGDVKGQDVGGVWYVLGPDGSMIETKPPAEGENGSNDSNGSNDS, from the coding sequence ATGCGACGACGAAGTTTCCTCGCCGTTTCGGCAACGGGCATCGCGGCGCTCGCGGGATGCGCCGATAGCGGCCCCGGCGAGAACGGCACCAATACCACGACGACGAGCGGTGGCGGCACCACGACCACCGACGGCACCACGACCACCGACGGCACCGCGACTACTGACGAACCGACGACCACCGACGGGACGACGGAACCGACCACCACCGGCGGGAACACCACGACGACGGACGGGGCCGCCGGCGACGTGACCGTCGCCCTCCGAACCGTCGAACCCTACGGCGACATCCTCGTCGACGGCGAGGGGATGACCCTCTACCTGTTCACGCGCGACGAGGACGGCGAGAGCGTCTGCTACGACGACTGCGCCGAGGCGTGGCCGCCCCTCGTCGTCGACGGCGACCCGACTGCCGGCGAGGGCGTCACCGCCGACCTCGGCACCGTCGAACGCCGCGACGGGTCGATGCAGGTCACGGCCGGCCAGTGGCCGCTGTACTACTTCACCCCCGACGAACAACCGGGCGACGTGAAGGGACAGGACGTCGGCGGCGTCTGGTACGTCCTCGGGCCGGACGGCAGCATGATCGAGACGAAACCCCCCGCGGAGGGCGAGAACGGCAGCAACGACTCGAACGGCTCGAACGACTCCTGA
- the rpsB gene encoding 30S ribosomal protein S2, with product MSDNEEGLEEVDAEAEEAAADADESTDVEAPAADEAAEVEPGEVNADAAPAEEAGEAAEEETEPVLDEDVMPDDEADLLIPVEDYLAAGVHIGTQQKTKDMERFIHRVRTDGLYVLDVSQTDDRIRTAAQFLSNYTPEQILVASSRQYGRFPAEKFADAVGARARTGRFIPGTLTNPKYDGYIEPDVVVVTDPIGDAQAVKEAITVGIPVVAMCDSNNSTSNVDLVVPTNNKGRKALSVVYWLLANETLDNRGAEPSYALEDFEEGI from the coding sequence ATGAGCGACAACGAGGAGGGACTCGAAGAGGTCGACGCCGAGGCCGAGGAGGCCGCGGCGGACGCCGACGAGTCCACAGACGTGGAAGCGCCGGCCGCCGACGAGGCGGCCGAAGTAGAACCCGGCGAGGTCAACGCCGACGCCGCCCCCGCCGAGGAGGCGGGCGAGGCGGCCGAGGAGGAGACTGAACCCGTACTGGACGAGGACGTCATGCCCGACGACGAGGCAGACCTCCTCATCCCCGTCGAGGACTACCTCGCCGCGGGTGTCCACATCGGGACCCAGCAGAAGACCAAGGACATGGAGCGGTTCATCCACCGCGTCCGGACCGACGGTCTGTACGTGCTGGACGTCTCCCAGACGGACGACCGCATCCGGACGGCGGCGCAGTTCCTCTCGAACTACACGCCCGAGCAGATTCTGGTCGCGTCCTCGCGCCAGTACGGGCGGTTCCCCGCCGAGAAGTTCGCGGACGCCGTCGGGGCACGCGCCCGGACCGGTCGGTTCATCCCGGGCACCCTGACGAACCCCAAGTACGACGGTTACATCGAACCCGACGTCGTGGTCGTCACCGACCCCATCGGCGACGCACAGGCCGTCAAGGAGGCCATCACTGTCGGCATCCCTGTCGTGGCGATGTGCGACTCCAACAACTCGACGAGCAACGTCGACCTCGTCGTCCCGACGAACAACAAGGGTCGCAAGGCCCTGTCGGTCGTCTACTGGCTGCTGGCCAACGAGACGCTCGACAACCGCGGTGCGGAGCCCTCCTACGCGCTGGAGGACTTCGAAGAGGGAATCTGA
- the eno gene encoding phosphopyruvate hydratase yields the protein MTLITDIRLRRVLDSRGNPTVEADVSTESGGFGRAAAPSGASTGEYEAIELPAEEAVTKARELAVPRLEGQVYAGDQRSVDHVLREADGTNDFSELGANAAVAISMAAAKAGADMLGAPLYQHLGGAFRGNDFPTPLGNVVGGGEHAADATDIQEFLAAPVGAPSVADAVFANAQVHGEVHDILADRGIAAGKGDEGAWAPSVDDGEAFDIVQEACERVEDAVGFEVRFGLDVAASEMFEGGAYHYSDGERTPDEQVEYVAGLVEDYGLVYVEDPLEEDDYEGFATLTDRVGEDCLVCGDDLFVTNVDRLQEGIDRGAANSILVKPNQIGTLSQAFDAIELAVRNGYDPVVSHRSGETEDTTIAHLAVATGAPFIKTGAVGGERTAKLNELIRIEENA from the coding sequence ATGACGCTCATCACCGACATCCGCCTGCGCCGCGTGCTCGACTCACGGGGGAACCCGACCGTCGAGGCCGACGTCTCGACGGAGAGCGGCGGATTCGGCCGTGCGGCGGCCCCCTCGGGGGCGTCCACGGGCGAGTACGAGGCCATCGAACTGCCGGCCGAGGAGGCCGTCACGAAGGCGCGCGAACTGGCCGTCCCCCGACTGGAGGGACAGGTGTACGCGGGCGACCAGCGCTCCGTGGACCACGTCCTCCGGGAGGCCGACGGCACGAACGACTTCTCCGAACTGGGTGCGAACGCGGCCGTCGCCATCTCGATGGCGGCCGCGAAGGCGGGCGCCGACATGCTCGGCGCGCCCCTGTACCAGCACCTCGGCGGGGCGTTCCGAGGCAACGACTTCCCGACGCCGCTCGGCAACGTCGTCGGCGGCGGCGAACACGCCGCCGACGCGACGGACATCCAGGAGTTCCTCGCGGCACCCGTCGGCGCGCCGAGCGTCGCGGACGCCGTGTTCGCCAACGCGCAGGTTCACGGCGAGGTCCACGACATCCTCGCCGACCGCGGCATCGCCGCGGGCAAGGGCGACGAGGGCGCGTGGGCGCCGTCCGTCGACGACGGCGAGGCGTTCGACATCGTTCAGGAGGCTTGCGAGCGCGTCGAGGACGCGGTCGGCTTCGAGGTCCGCTTCGGACTGGACGTCGCCGCCTCCGAGATGTTCGAGGGCGGCGCGTACCACTACAGCGACGGGGAGCGCACCCCCGACGAGCAGGTTGAGTACGTCGCCGGTCTGGTCGAGGACTACGGGCTGGTCTACGTCGAGGACCCGCTGGAGGAGGACGACTACGAGGGCTTCGCCACCCTCACCGACCGCGTCGGCGAGGACTGTCTCGTCTGCGGCGACGACCTCTTCGTGACCAACGTCGACCGACTGCAGGAGGGTATCGACCGGGGTGCGGCGAACAGTATCCTCGTCAAGCCCAACCAGATCGGAACCCTGTCGCAGGCGTTCGACGCCATCGAACTGGCCGTGCGGAACGGCTACGACCCCGTCGTCTCCCACCGGAGCGGCGAGACGGAGGACACGACGATTGCACACCTGGCCGTGGCGACCGGTGCCCCGTTCATCAAGACCGGGGCCGTCGGCGGCGAGCGAACCGCGAAACTCAACGAACTCATCAGAATCGAGGAAAACGCATGA
- a CDS encoding DNA-directed RNA polymerase subunit K, protein MAQQEHNRYEKARIIGARALQVSYGAPVLVESEQTEPILIAAEEYDAGVLPFTVLRGER, encoded by the coding sequence ATGGCACAACAGGAACACAACCGCTACGAGAAGGCCCGCATCATCGGTGCGCGAGCGCTGCAGGTGTCCTACGGTGCGCCGGTCCTCGTCGAGAGCGAGCAGACCGAACCCATCCTCATCGCGGCCGAGGAGTACGACGCGGGCGTGCTCCCCTTCACGGTGCTGCGAGGTGAGCGATGA
- a CDS encoding DNA-directed RNA polymerase subunit N — protein sequence MMIPVRCFTCGKVVGEHWEEFKRRTQEDDENPAAVLDDLGIERACCRRMLVSHKDLVDIVSPYQ from the coding sequence ATGATGATACCCGTCCGGTGTTTCACGTGCGGTAAGGTCGTCGGCGAGCACTGGGAGGAGTTCAAGCGGCGTACGCAAGAGGACGACGAGAACCCGGCGGCGGTCCTCGACGACCTCGGCATCGAGCGGGCGTGCTGCCGGCGGATGCTCGTCTCGCACAAGGACCTCGTGGACATCGTCTCCCCCTACCAGTGA
- a CDS encoding 30S ribosomal protein S9: protein MVTNTSGKKKTAIARATVREGTGRVRINAQPVELVEPEMARLKMLEPFRIAQEDLRDDVDVEVSVSGGGISGQADAVRTAIARGLVEFSNDAELRDAFMSFDRSLLVNDVRQTEPKKWGGPGARARYQKSYR from the coding sequence ATGGTAACCAACACGAGCGGCAAGAAGAAGACGGCAATCGCCCGCGCCACCGTCCGAGAGGGCACCGGTCGCGTGCGAATCAACGCACAGCCCGTCGAACTGGTCGAACCGGAGATGGCCCGCCTGAAGATGCTGGAGCCGTTCCGCATCGCACAGGAGGACCTCCGCGACGACGTCGACGTCGAGGTCAGCGTCAGCGGCGGCGGCATCAGCGGACAGGCAGACGCCGTCCGCACCGCCATCGCGCGCGGACTCGTGGAGTTCAGCAACGACGCCGAACTCCGCGACGCGTTCATGAGTTTCGACCGGTCGCTGCTGGTCAACGACGTCCGGCAGACCGAACCGAAGAAGTGGGGCGGCCCCGGCGCGCGGGCCCGCTACCAGAAGTCCTACCGCTGA
- a CDS encoding 50S ribosomal protein L13 translates to MSVAEFEADVVIDARDCILGRVASEVSQRAMNGDRVAVVNAEQAVITGDEDDIMSVYRKRVDVGSDRGPYYPKRPDRIFKRAIRGMLPYKKPRGREAFENVRTYVGNPYDDVEAEVLEDTSLDRLSNIRFVSLGEISEQLGANVTW, encoded by the coding sequence ATGAGCGTCGCCGAGTTCGAAGCGGACGTCGTCATCGACGCCCGCGACTGCATCCTCGGCCGGGTCGCCAGCGAGGTGTCCCAGCGAGCGATGAACGGCGACCGCGTCGCCGTGGTGAACGCCGAGCAGGCGGTCATCACGGGCGACGAGGACGACATCATGTCCGTCTACCGCAAGCGCGTCGACGTCGGCTCCGACCGGGGTCCGTACTACCCCAAGCGGCCGGACCGCATCTTCAAGCGCGCCATCCGCGGGATGCTTCCGTACAAGAAGCCCCGCGGCCGCGAGGCGTTCGAGAACGTCCGCACCTACGTCGGCAACCCCTACGACGACGTGGAGGCGGAGGTCCTCGAGGACACGTCGCTGGACCGGCTCTCGAACATCCGATTCGTCTCGCTCGGCGAGATCAGCGAACAGCTGGGGGCGAACGTCACATGGTAA
- a CDS encoding 50S ribosomal protein L18e — protein MSQKTNPRLQSLIADCKVAARSGAAVWGDVAERLEKPRRTHAEVNLGRIERYAREDETVIVPGKVLGSGALRKDVTVAAVDFSGTARTKISQVGEAIDLEQALEQNPEGTNVRVMR, from the coding sequence ATGAGTCAGAAGACCAACCCGAGACTGCAGAGTCTCATCGCCGACTGCAAGGTCGCCGCACGGAGCGGGGCCGCGGTGTGGGGCGACGTCGCCGAACGGCTGGAGAAGCCCCGGCGCACCCACGCCGAGGTCAACCTCGGGCGTATCGAACGGTACGCTCGCGAGGACGAGACGGTCATCGTCCCCGGCAAGGTCCTCGGCAGCGGGGCACTCCGCAAGGACGTGACCGTCGCCGCCGTCGACTTCTCCGGGACGGCCCGGACCAAGATCAGTCAGGTGGGTGAGGCCATCGACCTGGAACAGGCACTCGAACAGAACCCCGAAGGCACGAACGTGCGGGTGATGCGATGA
- a CDS encoding DNA-directed RNA polymerase subunit D → MSDFEVEFIERGDRKALFLVRGVTPAFANGIRRAMLADVPTLSIDTVRVVENSSVMFDEQISLRLGLVPLSTPPGEFEMGDEVTLALDVEGPATAYSGDLVSADGMVEPAEQNVPIIDLKENQRLEVEAVAKLDRGKAHAKHQGGVAVGYRNLQTVEVVGDRDEFAEEEVQIVRGVIEEDGELVPTEEFGNDLRNRYPDQEVVVHDVPNAFVFHVETDGSMTVEELVLEAVDSLYDRADELEEAVQL, encoded by the coding sequence ATGAGCGACTTCGAAGTGGAGTTCATCGAACGCGGCGACCGCAAGGCGCTGTTCCTCGTCCGAGGAGTGACGCCGGCGTTCGCCAACGGCATCCGCCGGGCGATGCTCGCCGACGTGCCGACGCTCTCCATCGACACCGTGCGTGTCGTGGAGAACTCGTCGGTCATGTTCGACGAGCAGATCAGCCTGCGCCTCGGTCTGGTCCCGCTCTCGACGCCCCCGGGCGAGTTCGAGATGGGCGACGAGGTCACGCTGGCGCTCGACGTCGAGGGGCCGGCGACGGCCTACTCCGGCGACCTCGTCTCGGCCGACGGCATGGTCGAGCCGGCCGAGCAGAACGTGCCCATCATCGACCTCAAGGAGAACCAGCGACTGGAGGTCGAGGCCGTCGCGAAACTCGACCGCGGGAAGGCCCACGCCAAGCACCAGGGTGGTGTGGCGGTGGGCTACCGCAACCTCCAGACCGTCGAGGTCGTCGGCGACCGCGACGAGTTCGCCGAGGAGGAAGTCCAGATCGTCCGGGGCGTCATCGAGGAGGACGGCGAACTCGTCCCGACCGAGGAGTTCGGCAACGACCTCCGAAACCGGTACCCGGACCAGGAGGTCGTCGTCCACGACGTCCCCAACGCGTTCGTCTTCCACGTCGAGACTGACGGTTCGATGACCGTCGAGGAACTCGTACTCGAAGCGGTCGACTCGCTGTACGACCGCGCTGACGAACTCGAAGAAGCGGTCCAACTGTAA
- a CDS encoding 30S ribosomal protein S11 → MSQNNEGRWAVAHVHASFNNTIITITDETGAETLAKSSGGTVVKQNRDEASPYAAMQMAETVAEDVLAQGIEGVHVRVRGPGGNLQKNPGPGAQATIRALARAGLEIGRIEDVTPIPHDGTRAPKNSGF, encoded by the coding sequence ATGAGTCAGAACAACGAGGGCCGCTGGGCCGTCGCACACGTCCACGCATCGTTCAACAACACCATCATCACCATCACCGACGAGACGGGCGCAGAGACGCTCGCGAAGTCCTCCGGTGGGACCGTCGTGAAGCAGAACCGCGACGAGGCGTCGCCCTATGCGGCGATGCAGATGGCGGAGACCGTCGCCGAGGACGTCCTCGCGCAGGGTATCGAGGGCGTCCACGTCCGCGTCCGCGGGCCGGGCGGCAACCTCCAGAAGAACCCCGGGCCGGGCGCGCAGGCGACCATCCGCGCGCTGGCTCGCGCCGGGCTCGAAATCGGCCGCATCGAGGACGTCACGCCCATCCCGCACGACGGGACGCGAGCACCGAAGAACTCCGGGTTCTAA
- a CDS encoding 30S ribosomal protein S4 has translation MTLGQNTKFYETPNHPFQGERIAEEGGLVGRYGLKNKEELWRAQSELRSYRREARKLLGRAQGDAEAAEQEGQEFLQSLRRTGILGDQDGLDDILSLDVTDVLERRLQTVAYRKGLASTPKQARQFITHGHVLVDGGRVTIPSYTVTVDEEDTIGFDETSPLADDLHPARAEGQE, from the coding sequence ATGACGCTCGGACAGAACACCAAGTTCTACGAGACGCCCAACCACCCCTTCCAGGGCGAGCGTATCGCCGAGGAGGGTGGGCTGGTCGGCCGCTACGGTCTCAAGAACAAGGAGGAACTGTGGCGCGCACAGTCCGAACTGCGCAGCTACCGACGCGAGGCACGAAAGCTCCTCGGTCGCGCGCAGGGTGACGCCGAGGCCGCAGAACAGGAGGGCCAGGAGTTCCTCCAGAGCCTCCGTCGGACGGGCATCCTGGGCGACCAAGACGGCCTCGACGACATCCTGAGTCTGGACGTCACGGACGTCCTCGAACGTCGCCTCCAGACCGTCGCCTACCGCAAGGGTCTCGCGAGCACGCCCAAGCAGGCGCGACAGTTCATCACGCACGGCCACGTCCTCGTCGACGGCGGGCGCGTCACCATCCCGTCGTACACCGTCACGGTCGACGAGGAGGACACCATCGGCTTCGACGAGACCAGTCCGCTGGCCGACGACCTCCACCCGGCACGGGCGGAGGGACAGGAGTAA